The Methylotenera sp. G11 genome includes a window with the following:
- a CDS encoding sarcosine oxidase subunit delta has translation MKLLTCPMNGTRPLNEFIFGGEYREGPDQKTCTDAEWASYVHNRSGAPGDKKEWWYHSPSGTWFIAERNTLTDKVTRTYLLGANNNNSSLAQENGK, from the coding sequence ATGAAACTTCTCACTTGTCCAATGAACGGCACACGGCCACTGAACGAATTCATATTCGGCGGTGAGTATCGTGAAGGCCCGGATCAAAAAACCTGTACTGATGCAGAGTGGGCATCTTATGTTCATAACCGCAGCGGTGCGCCTGGTGATAAAAAAGAATGGTGGTATCACTCACCTAGCGGTACCTGGTTTATTGCGGAACGCAATACGCTCACAGATAAAGTGACTCGCACTTATCTGTTGGGTGCAAATAACAATAATTCAAGCCTAGCTCAGGAGAATGGTAAATGA